The proteins below are encoded in one region of Pseudomonas anguilliseptica:
- a CDS encoding response regulator, giving the protein MQVMIVDDDPWIADLLKQIVINVRPGVQVNCFADVQSVFASWRETRYALVLADWNLSDGSGVNLLQRIRAQDRETPLVMITGRSDRQSVLEVRRLGISAFITKPFDVPRVVACIEELLPLQDVVPTAPSIQEAFIAYLSGLAAEDLDLPMLEKVKELLQLGYRGESFDLRELVSSWQGDPSLCMHLIAASNSAAYIGFGAQCTSLSDALRRLGPRTSVNLAMGFALKQISMQGNLVLSVLRMV; this is encoded by the coding sequence ATGCAGGTGATGATTGTTGACGATGATCCATGGATCGCTGATTTGTTAAAACAGATCGTCATAAATGTCCGCCCAGGGGTTCAGGTCAATTGTTTTGCTGATGTGCAAAGCGTTTTTGCTTCTTGGCGGGAAACACGCTACGCCTTGGTCCTGGCTGATTGGAATCTGTCCGACGGTTCGGGTGTGAATTTGCTGCAAAGAATTCGTGCACAGGACCGTGAAACACCACTGGTGATGATTACCGGCCGCTCTGACCGGCAGAGTGTGTTGGAGGTCAGACGGCTGGGTATTAGTGCTTTTATTACCAAGCCGTTTGATGTCCCACGTGTTGTCGCGTGTATCGAGGAACTCCTTCCACTGCAGGACGTTGTCCCTACTGCCCCCAGTATTCAGGAAGCATTTATTGCTTACTTAAGCGGCCTGGCCGCAGAGGACCTGGACTTGCCGATGCTTGAGAAGGTTAAAGAGCTGCTTCAGCTGGGTTATCGCGGGGAGTCGTTTGATCTGCGTGAGTTGGTGAGCAGCTGGCAAGGCGATCCGTCACTGTGTATGCACCTTATTGCTGCGTCCAACAGCGCTGCCTATATCGGCTTTGGTGCGCAGTGCACCAGCTTAAGCGATGCACTCAGGCGGCTTGGCCCCCGTACCAGTGTGAATCTGGCAATGGGCTTTGCCTTAAAGCAGATCAGCATGCAGGGCAACTTAGTCTTGTCAGTGCTAAGGATGGTCTGA